Proteins from a genomic interval of Siniperca chuatsi isolate FFG_IHB_CAS linkage group LG10, ASM2008510v1, whole genome shotgun sequence:
- the rps21 gene encoding 40S ribosomal protein S21 isoform X2: MQNDAGEFVDLYVPRKCSASNRIIGAKDHASIQINIAEVDKVTGRFNGQFKTYAICGAIRRMGESDDSILRLAKNDTVVAK, from the exons ATGCAGAACGACGCCGGTGAATTTGTAGACCTTTACGTCCCACGTAAATG CTCTGCTAGCAACAGAATCATTGGAGCCAAGGACCATGCCTCCATCCAGATCAACATTGCTGAG GTTGACAAGGTGACCGGCCGCTTCAATGGTCAGTTCAAGACCTACGCTATCTGCGGTGCCATCCGCAGAATG GGTGAGTCTGACGACTCCATCCTGAGGCTGGCAAAGAATGACACAGTTGTTGCAAAGTAA
- the rps21 gene encoding 40S ribosomal protein S21 isoform X1 has translation MQNDAGEFVDLYVPRKCSASNRIIGAKDHASIQINIAEVDKVTGRFNGQFKTYAICGAIRRMGESDDSILRLAKNDTVVAKNI, from the exons ATGCAGAACGACGCCGGTGAATTTGTAGACCTTTACGTCCCACGTAAATG CTCTGCTAGCAACAGAATCATTGGAGCCAAGGACCATGCCTCCATCCAGATCAACATTGCTGAG GTTGACAAGGTGACCGGCCGCTTCAATGGTCAGTTCAAGACCTACGCTATCTGCGGTGCCATCCGCAGAATG GGTGAGTCTGACGACTCCATCCTGAGGCTGGCAAAGAATGACACAGTTGTTGCAAA GAACatctga